A region of Hyphomicrobiales bacterium 4NK60-0047b DNA encodes the following proteins:
- a CDS encoding DUF2842 domain-containing protein, whose product MNPRLKRLIGSLLFALFLIFHITLVIALAYGLLPGTSQGIQLIFMAVAGTIWVLPAAYIIKWMNG is encoded by the coding sequence ATGAACCCTCGACTGAAACGATTAATCGGCTCACTTCTATTTGCGCTGTTTCTTATTTTTCATATTACCCTTGTTATCGCGCTGGCTTATGGCCTTTTGCCAGGCACATCGCAGGGTATTCAGCTTATCTTTATGGCTGTGGCGGGGACAATTTGGGTTTTGCCAGCGGCTTATATTATTAAGTGGATG